Proteins co-encoded in one Sulfurimonas sp. HSL1-2 genomic window:
- a CDS encoding AMIN domain-containing protein, translating into MKRFLILLTFAAATLLSGRENPFMPSSSLPEPEPVTAVEAPVAPEPSASTAASQTVNFQQARFLFTEGNVRIESRDRLAKHFVIREPTRIILDFEAKTDFPTRKRALDVAPFSEIRMGTHPGYYRAVIELTRAADYTIEPSKYGYTLILK; encoded by the coding sequence GTGAAACGATTTCTGATCCTGCTGACCTTTGCCGCCGCGACGCTGCTGAGCGGCAGAGAAAACCCTTTTATGCCCTCATCCTCTCTGCCGGAACCTGAACCGGTCACGGCGGTGGAAGCACCGGTTGCGCCGGAACCTTCAGCATCGACGGCAGCGTCTCAGACCGTGAATTTTCAACAGGCGCGATTTCTTTTCACGGAAGGGAACGTCCGGATCGAAAGCCGTGACAGGCTCGCAAAACACTTTGTCATTCGGGAACCGACGCGGATTATTCTGGATTTCGAAGCGAAAACGGACTTTCCGACACGCAAACGTGCACTGGATGTTGCACCGTTCAGCGAGATCCGCATGGGAACGCACCCGGGCTATTATCGCGCCGTCATCGAGTTGACGCGCGCTGCGGATTATACGATCGAACCTTCCAAGTACGGCTACACCCTTATCCTGAAGTAG